A DNA window from Impatiens glandulifera chromosome 7, dImpGla2.1, whole genome shotgun sequence contains the following coding sequences:
- the LOC124945733 gene encoding protein DEFECTIVE IN MERISTEM SILENCING 3-like, translated as MFIPSSQDQMYADQEDAHLNSKINGVQGGSLQEAEMAVSMSKKMENDLSKLGGIIKKHEEDLKILQSQRNKMERTILDLRVTLGMYHSSPKAVDPVCIKSEEETSESISKHDKSAAGVLYQLNTHHASHTSELPLIKNVLGTVATLGRVDDDNLSRLLSEYLGKDLMLAVVCKTYDGVKALEAYDKDGSIIKGSGLHGLGASIGRPLTNRFNVICLEKLRPYFGEFIPSEPQRRLDLLKPQLPNGNTPLGFIGFAVNMINVDTANLFGLTPNGLGLRETLFYSLFSSLQVYKTRAEMLQALPLISDGAISLDGGMLKTTGVFSLGDQADIGLKFPKSSGVANLSVTYYETEKQIKAMELKKEKAQKDMKRLLMLLSNARASFEIKKHEFLMFLAQGSSYIHQEQ; from the exons ATGTTTATACCATCATCCCAAGATCAAATGTACGCCGACCAAGAGGATGCTCACTTGAATTCTAAGATTAATGGTGTGCAAGGTGGATCACTGCAAGAAGCTGAAATGGCTGTCTCTATGTCTAAG AAAATGGAGAATGATCTGTCGAAGCTTGGTGGAATAATAAAGAAACATGAAGAGGATCTTAAGATATTGCAGTCTCAAAGGAACAAAATGGAGCGCACTATTCTGGATCTGCGAG TTACTCTTGGGATGTATCATTCATCTCCAAAAGCTGTGGACCCTGTTTGTATCAAAAGTGAGGAGGAAACAAGTGAAAGCATATCAAAGCATGATAAATCTGCTGCTGGTGTTCTATACCAACTGAATACTCATCATGCCAGCCATACTTCTGAGCTTCCTTTAATTAAGAATGTGCTGGGTACTGTTGCAACACTGGGTAGAGTAGATGATGACAATCTCAGCAG GCTTCTATCAGAGTACCTAGGGAAAGATCTTATGTTGGCTGTTGTATGTAAGACTTATGATGGTGTCAAAGCGCTGGAAGCATATGATAAGGATGGTTCTATAATAAAAGGTTCTGGGCTTCATGGTCTTGGAGCTTCTATTGGAAGGCCCCTGACTAACCGTTTTAATGTCATTTGTCTAGAAAAGTTAAG ACCTTATTTTGGAGAATTTATTCCTAGTGAACCTCAAAGGAGACTTGATTTACTGAAACCACAATTACCCAATGGGAATACACCACTTGGATTCATTGGGTTTGCAGTAAACATGATCAATGTTGATACTGCAAATTTGTTCGGCCTCACCCCCAATGGGCTCGGTCTCAGGGAGACTCTGTTCTATTCGCTCTTCTCCAGCCTTCAAGTGTACAAAACAAGGGCAGAAATGTTGCAAGCTCTTCCTCTTATAAGTGATGGGGCAATATCCTTGGATGGTGGGATGCTGAAGACTACAGGAGTGTTTTCCTTGGGTGATCA GGCAGACATAGGCTTGAAATTCCCAAAAAGCTCTGGGGTGGCTAATCTGTCTGTGACTTATTATGAGactgaaaaacaaataaaggcGATGGAATTGAAAAAGGAAAAGGCCCAGAAAGACATGAAGAGATTACTGATGCTGCTAAGCAATGCAAGAGCCAGTTTTGAAATTAAGAAGCATGAGTTTTTGATGTTCCTGGCACAAGGCTCGTCATATATTCATCAG GAGCAGTAG
- the LOC124945184 gene encoding RNA-binding KH domain-containing protein RCF3, which translates to MMDRMERTRSKRYYYDQDYDSDSLPRTKQRYGGGGHHYSQMGHHRRSSAVGAGVRKAQESSLSVTTTYRILCHDAKAGGVIGKSGSIIKAIRQHTGAWINVHELIQGDEERIIEISDSRRRDPDGRMPSFSPAQEALLLIHERIVETDCEGFNAGIGGDEDDAYGPRSGGIRVATRLVVSRTHVGSLLGKGGKIIEQMRMETKTQIRVLPRDHSLPRCVAMSEEIVQVVGDINAVKNAVAIVSSRLRESQHRDRSYFHPRGHSPDRFYPSEDEFVPHMNNTPRRGASDGAAFGSRLSGSLAGGRNNNYTQRSFGGGVESIATPVNDSGPPFYGEDLVFRILCPIEMINRVVSEQDGILELLQQEIGVDVAVVDSVARSDEQVIVISSYEGPDDELFPAQEALLHIQNQIVELVPGKENVITTRLLIPSEDIGCLEGKNGSLLEIRRLTGADIQILPREKLPPCVSATDELLQIVGEIKAARDAVVEVTARLRDYMYQELFQKDMLPSTGSSFSSTSQFSSGKEVASATNSMPIHEDYTASRSSESSSITKQKAQTVTTVQPPKDFGGSSNEPARQTESESREDMPSGLNRLPVPLVTRSTLEVVIPPEAVPKLITKSRNKLAQISELSGANVKLVDDNPEVTEKVIQISGTPEQAERAQSLLQGFILSTQEDAP; encoded by the exons ATGATGGATAGAATGGAAAGGACAAGATCTAAGCGTTATTACTACGATCAGGACTACGATTCCGACAGCCTTCCAAGAACAAAGCAACGTTATGGCGGTGGCGGCCACCATTATTCCCAAATGGGTCATCACCGCCGTTCGTCTGCTGTTGGAGCTGGCGTTCGTAAGGCTCAGGAATCTTCTCTTAGCGTCACAACTACTTATCGGATCCTCTGCCACGACGCTAAGGCAGGAGGAGTGATTGGGAAATCCGGTAGTATTATTAAGGCTATTAGGCAACATACAGGGGCCTGGATCAATGTCCATGAGTTGATTCAAGGCGACGAGGaaagaataattgaaatatctGACTCAAGAAGGCGGGATCCTGATGGTCGAATGCCATCATTTTCCCCTGCGCAGGAGGCATTGTTGTTGATTCATGAAAGGATTGTTGAGACTGATTGTGAGGGATTCAATGCAGGCattggaggagatgaagacgatGCTTATGGACCGAGAAGTGGAGGAATTAGGGTGGCTACTAGGCTGGTGGTTTCGAGGACGCACGTGGGTTCTTTGTTGGGTAAGGGTGGGAAGATAATTGAACAAATGAGAATGGAAACTAAGACCCAAATTAGGGTTCTCCCAAGAGATCATTCTCTGCCTCGTTGTGTAGCCATGTCTGAGGAGATTGTACAG GTAGTAGGTGACATAAATGCAGTGAAGAACGCAGTTGCAATTGTTTCATCTCGTCTGAGGGAAAGTCAACATCGTGATCGCAGTTATTTCCATCCACGGGGACACTCGCCAGATCGATTCTATCCTTCAGAAGATGAATTTGTTCCTCACATGAACAATACACCACGTAGAGGTGCTTCAGATGGGGCTGCTTTTGGATCAAGGTTATCTGGTTCTTTGGCAGGTggaagaaataataattatactcAACGCTCATTTGGAGGAGGTGTTGAATCTATAGCTACTCCTGTAAATGATAGTGGGCCACCATTTTATGGTGAAGATCTTGTATTTCGTATACTTTGCCCAATTGAAATGATTAACCGTGTCGTTAGTGAACAAGATGGGATTCTTGAATTACTCCAACAGGAGATTGGTGTTGATGTTGCAGTTGTTGATTCAGTTGCAAGGTCGGATGAACAAGTTATTGTCATTTCTTCATATGAG GGCCCTGATGATGAACTTTTTCCAGCCCAAGAAGCTCTGTTGCACATCCAAAATCAAATAGTTGAACTTGTTCCAGGAAAAGAAAATGTCATTACAACACGATTGCTTATTCCGTCAGAGGACATAGGATGTTTGGAAGGAAAGAATGGATCATTACTTGAAATAAGGAGATTAACTGGTGCAGACATTCAAATCTTGCCTAGAGAAAAGCTTCCTCCATGTGTATCTGCCACAGATGAGCTCTTACAG ATCGTGGGGGAGATAAAAGCTGCTCGGGATGCTGTTGTTGAGGTGACAGCAAGACTTAGAGATTACATGTATCAGGAACTATTTCAAAAGGATATGCTTCCATCAACTGGTTCCTCTTTCAGCAGCACATCACAATTTTCTTCAGGAAAAGAAGTAGCATCTGCAactaattcaatgccaattcatGAGGATTATACCGCCAGTCGAAGCAGCGAATCATCTTCAATAACAAAGCAGAAAGCACAAACTGTAACAACAGTTCAACCACCAAAG GACTTTGGAGGTTCTTCCAATGAACCAGCTAGGCAGACTGAAAGTGAGAGTCGCGAAGATATGCCAAGCGGATTGAATAG ACTTCCTGTACCATTAGTAACTAGGAGTACACTGGAAGTTGTCATACCACCAGAAGCTGTTCCAAAGCTGATAACTAAATCAAGAAACAAACTTGCTCAGATCAGTGAG TTATCTGGAGCCAATGTTAAGCTTGTAGATGATAATCCAGAGGTGACAGAGAAAGTGATTCAAATATCAGGCACTCCAGAGCAGGCTGAGAGAGCACAAAGCTTGCTTCAAGGTTTCATTTTAAGCA CGCAAGAAGATGCCCcttga